Sequence from the Gemmatimonadota bacterium genome:
GGCTCTTCGCCTCGATCTTGCCGCTGGCCGTCACGGCCGACACGAGGTCGCGGGTCGCAACCTCCTCGAGGCGCACTTCGACCGGCTTGTCGCTGCCACCCTTCATCTTCATGGCAACGACGCCGATGATGGCGACCGCGACGAGGCCGAGACTGATCTTGACTCCACGAGACATGGGCTGTGTCCTCTGCGTCAGCGAAGGGGGCGACCGACCGCGGCTTCGAGCGCCACGACGGCCTGATGGTAGTCATACACGGCCGAGACATAGTCCGCCTCGGCCTGGGTCACTGCGTTCTGGGCATCGGCCACTTCCAGGGCGGTGCCCTGTCCGATGCGGTAGCGATCCTGCGCCAACTGCAGCTGCTCGCGCGCGAGCGTCCGGTTGGATTCCAGCGTGATGGCAGCCTGATAGGCGGTGCGCACGGCGCCGAGGCGCGACTGCACCGTCCCGGCCACCTCGAGGCGGCGAGCACGGGCGCTCTCACGCGCATCGTCTTCCTGCGCCTTCGCCTGCGACGTCGCCTGCGCCCGCGAGAAGCCGTCCCACAACGGGAGCGAGAGCCCGGCCGAGATCGACCACGGCTGACGGGTGAAGGAGAACGGCCAGCCGCTGTTCCGGTCGCGAATGCTCTGGGCGATGTCCGCCTGCAGCGCGCCGCCGGTGGCGTCGAGCCCCGCGTAGCTGTTGCAGTCGGCGATGATGCCGCCGTTCGGCGCCGGATGGGCCGACGTGAGCCGCGAGAGAATCCCGTTCTGGAATTCGCAGTTCGACTTGGTGCCCTGCGCACTCGCGAGGGCCCCGGCCAACTGCGGATTGATGTCGGTGTACTGCTGCGTGAAGCCGCTCAGCCCCGTGCTGATCGAGAAGGAGGGCAGGTACGCCGCCTTGGCCGAGCGCACGCCGATCCGCGCCGACTCGTGCTGCGCCTCGGCGGCGCGGATGCTCGGATTGTCGGCACCGGCCGCCGCCAGCAGCGTGCCGAGCTGATAGGTCGGCTCGACCAGCTGGAACGTCTCGGTCAGGCGGATCGAGTCGACATCGAGCTGCGTCGGCATGCCGAGCCGGCGGATCAATTCGATCTTCGCGTCGGTCTCGGCCTGCTGCGCACGGAGCAGCGTCAC
This genomic interval carries:
- a CDS encoding TolC family protein, with product MSSRVVGGILALLVVAGAHGAAAQAGPSLPRQLSLGEALRLAKSNSPTYRQTLNDEGPAAAAVRAAYGALFPTLSSSTGISYSRAGRQTFANQVFSQGSNTVASNYNLSASWSLSARELMAPGQQKAQQRVVEENITGAGNTLTADVTTQYLAVLRATASVEVARQQLARNEDFLTLARARQQVGQTNIIDVRTAEVNRGRSQVTLLRAQQAETDAKIELIRRLGMPTQLDVDSIRLTETFQLVEPTYQLGTLLAAAGADNPSIRAAEAQHESARIGVRSAKAAYLPSFSISTGLSGFTQQYTDINPQLAGALASAQGTKSNCEFQNGILSRLTSAHPAPNGGIIADCNSYAGLDATGGALQADIAQSIRDRNSGWPFSFTRQPWSISAGLSLPLWDGFSRAQATSQAKAQEDDARESARARRLEVAGTVQSRLGAVRTAYQAAITLESNRTLAREQLQLAQDRYRIGQGTALEVADAQNAVTQAEADYVSAVYDYHQAVVALEAAVGRPLR